One region of Pararhizobium capsulatum DSM 1112 genomic DNA includes:
- a CDS encoding beta strand repeat-containing protein: MNTFSLTIDCSALTSAATITSTAAADTMIGSNFEDWLNGGGGDDTYVASQGDTIIESLNGGTDLVRSGATQALSDNVENLTLTGVAAINGKGNLLANIIIGNDGANVLDGAGGADRFEGGLGNDTYITDGGDTIVEAANAGSDTIRSSVASTLSANFENLTLIGTAGVIGTGNGVANILNGLLNTGANVLSGLDGADLYIVGAGDVATEITSGEAGGADTVQSGVTYALGDNIEHLKLTGTASINGTGNYFDNTITGNGGSNVLDGVTGADRLVGGLGSDTYVTEGGDTIVEAANQGADTVKSSVDYTLGANIENLLLTGLSALGGTGNSLANTITGNSAANALNGATGIDRLVGRSGNDTYITDGGDTIVEVANQGTDTVKASVDYKLDANVENLSLTGSAAIAGTGNSLANTITGNSAANILNGVTGIDRLVGGNGNDTYITESGDTIVEAANQGIDLVQSSGDHTLSSNVDNLTLIGANAINGTGNSLNNTIIGNSAANVLNGGTGFDRLFGSNGNDTYIIDGGDAITEASNQGTDTVRSSATYVLGINIEHLTLTGTSTINGTGNSLANIIRGNAGINVLEGGSGADKLAGGLGIDTLFGGSGNDAFVFDTRPTAATNRDIITDFSNTSTNNDVFQLDNAIFTKLGSETEALNAAYFKLSTQAQDANDYIVYNNETGGLLYDADGNGGAAGVQFAMLFNNATLTAADFVLI; this comes from the coding sequence ATGAATACCTTTTCCCTAACCATCGACTGCTCTGCACTTACATCGGCCGCAACGATTACCTCGACAGCTGCTGCTGACACCATGATAGGTTCAAATTTTGAGGATTGGCTAAACGGCGGCGGCGGTGACGACACCTATGTCGCCAGCCAGGGTGACACGATCATCGAGTCTCTCAACGGTGGTACCGACTTGGTGAGGTCCGGTGCCACGCAGGCTCTGTCGGACAATGTTGAAAACCTGACTCTCACGGGCGTGGCGGCAATCAACGGTAAGGGGAACCTGCTGGCCAATATCATTATCGGTAATGACGGAGCAAATGTGCTGGATGGTGCGGGCGGGGCGGATCGCTTTGAGGGTGGGCTTGGCAACGACACATATATCACTGATGGCGGCGACACGATCGTCGAGGCAGCGAACGCGGGGAGCGACACCATCCGCTCGAGCGTTGCCAGTACGCTTTCCGCTAATTTCGAGAACCTGACGCTGATCGGGACCGCTGGCGTCATAGGCACCGGTAATGGGGTCGCCAATATATTGAACGGTTTGCTGAACACCGGCGCAAATGTGCTCTCCGGCCTCGACGGCGCGGACCTTTATATCGTCGGCGCGGGCGACGTCGCCACCGAGATCACCTCGGGTGAGGCCGGTGGCGCCGACACGGTGCAATCTGGCGTAACCTACGCGCTTGGCGACAACATCGAGCATCTGAAACTGACGGGCACTGCCTCAATCAATGGCACCGGCAACTATTTCGACAACACGATCACCGGCAACGGCGGTTCGAACGTGCTTGACGGTGTCACGGGAGCGGACAGACTAGTCGGCGGGCTCGGCAGCGACACCTATGTCACGGAAGGCGGCGACACGATTGTCGAGGCTGCCAATCAAGGCGCAGACACAGTGAAGTCAAGCGTCGATTATACGCTAGGCGCTAATATCGAAAATCTCTTGCTGACCGGCCTATCGGCACTTGGCGGCACAGGCAACTCGCTTGCCAACACCATCACGGGCAACAGCGCTGCGAATGCTCTGAACGGTGCAACCGGTATCGATCGTCTGGTGGGACGCAGTGGCAACGACACCTATATCACGGATGGTGGTGATACCATCGTCGAGGTTGCCAATCAGGGCACAGACACAGTGAAGGCAAGCGTCGATTATAAGCTGGACGCCAATGTCGAAAATCTCTCGCTGACCGGGAGCGCTGCGATTGCCGGCACCGGCAACTCGCTTGCCAACACCATCACCGGCAACAGCGCGGCGAACATCCTGAACGGTGTCACCGGCATTGACCGCCTAGTCGGCGGTAACGGCAACGACACCTACATAACTGAGAGCGGCGACACGATCGTCGAGGCTGCCAATCAGGGTATCGATTTGGTGCAGTCGAGCGGCGACCATACCTTGTCCAGCAATGTGGACAATCTGACTTTGATCGGTGCAAACGCGATCAACGGCACGGGCAACTCGCTTAACAATACCATCATCGGCAACAGCGCGGCAAACGTGCTGAACGGCGGAACAGGCTTCGATCGTCTCTTTGGCAGCAACGGCAACGACACTTATATCATCGACGGTGGCGATGCGATCACTGAGGCCAGCAATCAAGGCACAGATACTGTCCGGTCGAGCGCAACCTATGTGCTCGGGATCAATATCGAGCATCTGACATTGACGGGAACATCAACGATCAACGGCACCGGCAATTCGCTGGCTAACATCATCCGCGGCAATGCAGGCATCAATGTTCTCGAAGGGGGAAGCGGCGCCGACAAATTGGCTGGCGGCTTGGGTATTGATACACTGTTCGGAGGATCGGGTAACGATGCTTTCGTGTTCGATACCAGACCAACTGCCGCAACCAACCGCGATATCATCACCGACTTCTCCAACACGTCCACCAACAACGATGTGTTCCAGTTGGACAACGCTATCTTTACCAAGCTTGGGAGCGAGACGGAGGCGTTGAACGCAGCGTATTTCAAGCTGTCGACGCAGGCGCAGGATGCCAATGATTATATCGTCTACAACAACGAAACCGGCGGATTGCTTTATGATGCCGACGGCAATGGGGGAGCCGCTGGCGTGCAATTCGCAATGCTTTTCAACAACGCGACACTGACTGCCGCAGATTTCGTTTTGATCTGA